One window from the genome of Rufibacter tibetensis encodes:
- the asnS gene encoding asparagine--tRNA ligase, with protein MKRTKVKEVLQTPASGQEVLVKGWVRTKRGNKFVTFIAVNDGSTIHNIQVVADMTLFTDEALKEVTTGASVSVLGSLVQSQGKGQSVEIQARTIEVLGTADPETYPLQKKGHSLEFLREIAHLRPRTNTFGAVLRIRHAMAFAVHQYFNNKGFFYIHTPIITASDAEGAGEMFRVTTLDPVNPPKTETGEVDFSEDFFGKSTNLTVSGQLEGEVTAMALSEIYTFGPTFRAENSNTSRHLAEFWMIEPEMAFYELEDNMDLAEDFLKYLVRYALDNCMDDLQFLNDMYDKELLSRLNFVVENDFQRLTYTEAIDVLVGAKQKFEYKVEWGTDLQSEHERYLVEKHYKKPVILTNYPKDIKSFYMKLNDDGKTVRAMDVLFPGIGEIIGGSQREESYEKLVTRMREMGVPEKEMWWFLDTRRFGTVPHSGFGLGFERLLLFVTGMGNIRDVIPFPRFPKSAEF; from the coding sequence ATGAAAAGAACCAAAGTAAAAGAAGTCCTTCAGACGCCCGCCAGCGGACAGGAGGTATTGGTAAAAGGTTGGGTGCGCACCAAGCGCGGCAACAAGTTTGTGACATTTATCGCCGTGAATGACGGCTCTACAATCCATAATATCCAGGTGGTGGCTGACATGACCTTGTTCACCGACGAGGCCCTGAAGGAAGTTACCACTGGCGCCAGTGTGTCTGTACTGGGTTCTTTGGTTCAAAGCCAGGGCAAAGGCCAGTCCGTTGAGATTCAGGCCCGCACCATTGAAGTGCTAGGTACTGCTGATCCTGAGACGTATCCGTTGCAGAAGAAAGGCCATTCTTTGGAGTTCCTGCGGGAGATTGCTCACCTGCGCCCGCGCACCAACACGTTTGGGGCGGTATTGCGCATCAGGCATGCCATGGCCTTCGCGGTTCACCAGTACTTCAATAACAAAGGATTCTTCTACATCCATACGCCAATCATCACGGCCTCAGATGCTGAAGGAGCAGGTGAAATGTTCAGGGTAACCACGCTTGACCCGGTAAACCCACCCAAGACCGAGACAGGCGAAGTAGACTTTTCAGAAGACTTCTTCGGGAAATCTACCAACCTGACGGTGTCTGGCCAATTAGAGGGCGAAGTAACCGCCATGGCTTTGTCTGAGATCTACACCTTCGGACCAACGTTCCGGGCCGAGAACTCCAACACCAGCCGTCACTTAGCGGAGTTCTGGATGATTGAACCAGAGATGGCTTTCTATGAACTGGAAGACAACATGGACCTGGCCGAGGACTTCCTGAAGTACCTGGTGCGCTATGCCCTGGACAACTGCATGGATGATCTCCAGTTCCTGAACGACATGTATGACAAAGAACTGCTTAGCCGCCTGAACTTTGTGGTAGAGAATGATTTCCAGCGTTTAACTTACACCGAAGCCATTGACGTGCTGGTAGGTGCCAAACAGAAGTTTGAGTACAAAGTGGAATGGGGCACTGACCTACAGAGTGAGCATGAACGCTACCTGGTAGAGAAGCACTACAAGAAACCGGTAATCCTGACCAACTACCCTAAAGACATCAAGTCTTTCTATATGAAGCTCAACGATGACGGCAAAACTGTGCGGGCAATGGACGTGTTGTTCCCGGGCATTGGGGAAATCATTGGCGGCTCACAGCGTGAGGAAAGCTACGAGAAACTGGTGACGCGTATGCGGGAAATGGGCGTACCGGAGAAAGAAATGTGGTGGTTCCTGGATACCCGTCGTTTTGGAACTGTGCCGCACAGCGGATTCGGTTTAGGCTTTGAGCGTCTGTTGCTGTTTGTAACCGGCATGGGCAACATAAGAGACGTAATTCCTTTCCCACGTTTCCCGAAAAGCGCAGAGTTTTAA
- a CDS encoding GNAT family N-acetyltransferase, whose product MPLSSPAPQANEQGFFLSFDKELLQLDAIHGFLTETYWAKGIPRQVVARAIEHSLCVGVYHMKKQAGFARVITDYTTFAYLCDVFVLEPYRGNGLSKWMVQTFRDHPELQGLRRWMLATQDAHSLYAQLGFEPLPQPERFMQLHTPNMYQKQKQST is encoded by the coding sequence ATGCCTCTCTCCAGTCCCGCTCCTCAAGCCAATGAGCAAGGCTTCTTCTTAAGCTTTGACAAAGAACTGCTTCAACTAGATGCCATTCACGGTTTCCTTACTGAGACGTATTGGGCGAAAGGGATTCCCAGGCAAGTAGTAGCCCGGGCCATTGAGCATTCCTTGTGCGTGGGAGTGTATCACATGAAAAAACAGGCAGGCTTTGCGCGGGTCATTACAGACTACACCACCTTTGCCTACCTCTGCGATGTCTTTGTTTTAGAACCTTACCGCGGTAACGGACTCTCAAAATGGATGGTGCAGACGTTCAGAGATCACCCGGAACTACAGGGCCTCCGCCGCTGGATGTTGGCCACCCAGGATGCGCACAGCCTGTACGCTCAACTAGGCTTTGAGCCCCTTCCCCAACCAGAGCGTTTTATGCAACTACACACGCCTAACATGTACCAGAAACAAAAGCAAAGCACTTGA